taaatggttatattgatgaggaagtgtatgttgcacaacctctaggctttgaaaatcatgagcatccaaattatgtttataaacttactaaagccttatatggtttaaagcaagctcctagagcatggtatgaaaggcttagtaaattccttttacaaaatgattttcaaagaggcaaagtggatacaacactttttgttaagaagcatcataatgatatgctcattgtgcaaatttatgttgatgatataatttttggtgctactaacgaatctctttgcaagaaattttctaagattatgcagaatgaatttgaaatgagcatgatgggtgagctcacattcttccttggacttcaaattaaacaaatgaaagatggcatcttcataaatcaatcaaagtacatcaaggatatgctaaagaaatttaagatggaaaatttgaagagcatgggcactcctatgagttcaacaattaaaatggacagtgatgaaaaaggtaaagaagtagtaccaagctttatagaggtatgattggctctcttttgtatcttactgcatctaggccagacatacactttagtgtttgcttgtgtgcaagatttcaatcatgtccaaaagaatcccatctaagtgcgATTAAAGGATTTTTAGATATCTCATTGGCTCACAATCAATTGGTTtaaggtatccaaaatgtgaatcatttaatcttgttggctaTAGTGATTACGATTTTCTTTGGAAGTAgatggatagaaaaagtacttggtacttgtcaatttcttggtcttgcactagtttcttgcaCAAGAAGAAACAAACTTGAGagctttatctacagctgaggcagaatatatagctgctggtagttgcgttgctcaaattttatggatgaaacaacaattggaagattttggtttaaaatataatcttgttccaattaggtgtgacaacacaagtgccataaacttgatcaaaaatccagtccaacattcaagaactaaacatattgagattagacatcattttattagagatcatgttcaaaatggaaatatcaaaatagagtttgttgcctctgaaaatcaacttgctgacatttttacaaagcctcttaatgaagaaaccttttgtagaattagaagggaaattggtatgtgtgaatCACTTGCTTGAAATCTAAGTCATAATAACTTCATGTATCTGCATTTTATTGAATGTGTAACTGATCTGCTGTGATATTAGTTTGCTGAAAAATCTTTAAAGAATATTAGCTAACCTATTTGTGTACTcgtgaaattagtttactaagttgtatacTAATATTGCGTGgctaaaattagtttgctatatcatgtactgttcaaatttcaaaccaaaaggTGATTGTTCTTGAAGTTTTCTACGTGTTCACCAATGCATTTATCTTTCCACATTTGATATCATACTCTCAGTAATGTGTCAGACatgtagaaatgtttatttgtgcaTATAGGTATAGGTAGACTTGTTTGAAAtgcaaaataaagtaaaaaaaaaaaaaagggaaaaacaggttcagttgaaagtacagtgaaaatgaaaagcgcgggactcaagaggacttaaaccctctgccacacgaaacctccacgctttctctctctcctctgtTTCGATTTCCGACACCTCCCAAGCCATACCTAATACCTCTTTCCGGCGAAACATACCCTAACTCACCACAAATCTCAAGTTTCctttcctcttcctctcttcacTCACCGAACCACCATTACCCgatttcatttttgttttaatGGCTCGCACCAAACGAAAATCCCCTGTTGTTGAAGCTGCTTCATCTTCCTCGTCAGCCTCTGACGATGTTCCTGTCGCGGCATTgcgaaagaaaatgaaaggaaagcaAAACTTGCCGAAATCAAAATCAGCTAGTGAGTCTTCACACTCGTCCAAGGGTGTCGAATCCCCTAAATCGACGCCAGAAAAGAAAAAGACAGTACAGAAGCAAGGGATGGATACCAAACGAAAAATGGGTATCGAAAAATTTTCGGGTTCAGTGGATAAAGCACTGTTGGAttgcaaattcatcaaatgggagaactttaatcaggtaaactttcactttaaagagctttttgagtttcaaggatGGTTGGATGTATGTGAATGTGCGAATGAGTACTACCCTAGGCTTGTTCAAGAGTTTTATAGAACCATGAGAACTGTTGATGAGGATCGATTTGAAGTGATTTTGAATACAAATACATATAGTGTTTCTGTTGAATTGATAGCCACGGCTTTAAACTTGCCCAATGATGGAAATCGAATTTCCacacataaggatgttgctagAGTAGCAGGATTCAATCTGGTTGAGTTTGAAAATGAGGTGTTCCCTGCTAACACTGCTAAAAATGAGAAATCCACCAGTACAAAAGCCCTCCAGcatatcaaaattattcacagtatggtgaactatGTGTTCTGTCCGAAATCTGGTAGCTATGGTTATTTGAGTCACTTggacatgtgtattatgtggcacattgtGCATAAAGTTAGGTTGAATCTAGCTTATTTAGTTTTCAAAAACATGTGCaaagcctatgggattggaaaactgccgTATGCACACCTTCTGTctgctgtgtttaaagagctaCATGTGAATGTTTCTAAGGAAAGCTCTCGGGCTGACTTGATAGTGCTTAGAGAAATCCATTCAGACACTGATGGGAGAAAGACAAGATTTGAAAAGGGTGGTTCCTCCTCTGCTAAGGTTGATTCTGAATCAGTCAGTGCAGTTTTGAGTGAAATTCAAGGGATAAAAGCTACTGTTAATGAACATTTTAGTTCAACAAATCAGTCCCTTGACATTCTCAGAAAATTTGTTGATGTAGTTGACTATAAAGTGAGTCACCTGCTCActcaaaatgaggagttaaaGAAGCTGATAATGGACCTTCAGCAGGCCAAGGAAATTGGAGTTCCAACTAAAGTTGAGGTTGCTACTCAAGTTTCTGCTGATAAGGGAGAAAGCAACAAAGTTGAAGAGTCTCCTGCTGCTATGGCATATGAAAGTGGCCAAGTAGCTGAACCTGAACTTGAACCTATAGTGGATGCCCATGTTGAGCATGCTAGTGACCAGGTCCTTGAACCTGAGATTGGTCCTACAGCTGATGTACCTACTGAACTTGATGGTAACAAGGTTGTAGCAGCTGAAAGTGAGTTACCAAAGGAAGGTGAAAAGGTTCTAGAATCTGAACAAGTTGTTGAACCTTCACCTGCTCCACTAGTTGAGACTGCTGATGTTCCTACACAGCACCAGGAAACTTCTTTCAAAGACCACCAAGCTAGTGCTCAAACTCAGCTCTCTGCAGCTGCTGCCCCTGCAGCCAAGAAAGGTAAGAAAAGGTACAAGTCCACTATGTCCAATCCCTATCAAACGTTAGCTACTGCTCTTGAACCCCCTTCTGAAGACGATGAGGCCGAGAAAGATGATCAAGTGCCTGACCAAGCACCTCCGGTCCCTGTTATTAAATTGCCTAGGAAGAAAATGGTGCCCTCAAAATCCACTCGCAGGAGTAAAAGACTTAAATAGCCTCTCATCTGGATTTTTAGTTTACTGGTTGCATAtttagtttactagtctgtttgcTGATATTGGTTTTAGTTTCCTACTGTCTATCTTACTGCATTTACATTTTGGCTCACATGATTCTTTTTGGGTActttctcctgtttcctttttgattgatgacaaaaagggggagaatggttatggatatgtgaatatgtgttgaTGAACATGAAAATATGGAAATGTGTTGATATATATACTTGTATGGAAATGTGTTGATATATATACTTGTGAAGTGTGGTGATATATATATGTGATGATACTTGTGTTGCTGGATATACTTGTGAAGTGTGAATATGTTTTATAGCATAAATTCAGGGGGAGCTTATGTACAGAAAATGGATTTCTTGGATATTATATGCttatatttagggggagcattttcggtatactatacttggatttacatactcacataaattctcacacacttttatttttgactgttgattcagttgagttttgtcatcatcaaaaagggggagattgttgaccccgtgtagctcaaaatgagcattgattttgatgataacaaaactcaaagagaatctatctaacctaaccttaaagtgatgtgtagattctttgtcttatgcataaagaacctttgaagttgcatctaaggagaaaggatactcaaaggtatttcaagacaaatctaaaatgagaaaaaaggctatggaaatcaagactcaaagcaaaggtatgaaaagcatagtgttagagtcttaggtcttgtgtgaaaaagaatggatgagaatttagtcatatggagctcaaaaatgaaaatttattttctgattactttttctcatcatgaccttgaacacaactattgaaacattttttaaaggtctaaatcattttgcattgcaagttgagacatgcagctgttgacttagtttcctaactggtttgctaaaatt
The sequence above is a segment of the Hevea brasiliensis isolate MT/VB/25A 57/8 chromosome 11, ASM3005281v1, whole genome shotgun sequence genome. Coding sequences within it:
- the LOC110637112 gene encoding uncharacterized protein LOC110637112 — its product is MARTKRKSPVVEAASSSSSASDDVPVAALRKKMKGKQNLPKSKSASESSHSSKGVESPKSTPEKKKTVQKQGMDTKRKMGWLDVCECANEYYPRLVQEFYRTMRTVDEDRFEVILNTNTYSVSVELIATALNLPNDGNRISTHKDVARVAGFNLVEFENEVFPANTAKNEKSTSTKALQHIKIIHSMVNYVFCPKSGSYGYLSHLDMCIMWHIVHKVRLNLAYLVFKNMCKAYGIGKLPYAHLLSAVFKELHVNVSKESSRADLIVLREIHSDTDGRKTRFEKGGSSSAKVDSESVSAVLSEIQGIKATVNEHFSSTNQSLDILRKFVDVVDYKVSHLLTQNEELKKLIMDLQQAKEIGVPTKVEVATQVSADKGESNKVEESPAAMAYESGQVAEPELEPIVDAHVEHASDQVLEPEIGPTADVPTELDGNKVVAAESELPKEGEKVLESEQVVEPSPAPLVETADVPTQHQETSFKDHQASAQTQLSAAAAPAAKKGKKRYKSTMSNPYQTLATALEPPSEDDEAEKDDQVPDQAPPVPVIKLPRKKMVPSKSTRRSKRLK